The stretch of DNA tttcttttttaaGCCCCCCAACCTCCATCCAATTAATTATGCTCCGTTTCTCCCCACCACTACCACAGTCAGTAGTGTATAATGCATGCAAGTTCCCGTTCTTCATTGCTATTGCGGTTCGTTGTCCCAACATCTCTTGATAAACTTAGCCATGTttactttcttcttcatttgGCCTTGAATCCACGGATGCTGGATCATTTGCCGCGGCGACGGCCGCTCTCTTGGATCCTTCTTTAAACAGTACTCTATGAACGACTTGAACGATGAGGTCCAACTGATCCCAATTTCGGGCTCGTCCTTCAGTTCAGGGGTAAACGTCAAGATATAAACCAACAGTTCGATCGGTGCGATGGTGTTGTTGATCTTTTCTGAACCAAAGGGGAAATGTCCCTCGGCCACCTCAAGTATAGTCAACCCGAGGGACCATACGTCACAGGTGACACTGTAAGGTTCACCTTTGATTCTTTCTGGGGCCATGTAGAACGATGTGCCTGTAAACGTGGTGGCCAGCGAGTTCACAGCCTCACCGCTGACCCCAAAATCACACAGTTTGACCTCTCCGCGGTCATTAAGTAGAATATTCTGTGGTTTGATGTCTCGATGAATCACTTTTTTCTCGTGGAGGTATGATAGACCCCTCAATACATCCTCTGCTATTTTCCCCAACACTTTCTCGCTAATTTTCCCATTCCTTTTCAGCAAGTTCTTGTATATCGCGTCGAGGGACTTCCCACCCATGTACTCCATGGCAATAAATATCGAGGAGTTCGATTCATCCGTGAACATCCCGTAGTAGCGCACAATATAGTCCGACTTGAAACTCCGGTTGAATTGCAACTCCCTGAAGATCTGCTTCTGGAACTCAGGATCCgtgttcaaagtgttgatCGTCTTC from Huiozyma naganishii CBS 8797 chromosome 1, complete genome encodes:
- the MKK1 gene encoding mitogen-activated protein kinase kinase MKK1 (similar to Saccharomyces cerevisiae MKK1 (YOR231W) and MKK2 (YPL140C); ancestral locus Anc_8.652), encoding MASLFKPPQSARSNHSTPKLRLPTIPTELETPGSNIVTPQQHEQKQRDRLRADVSPVPPSATSSTTKSPISLKRRPVPPPIPAKLDVEANQTQKRSKVPPSVMNTASLENSIRKLDIKTPTGSETPNDDIMRPETQQGIYTRQDLNNSTDSYFSNFISTYEQNSSSTNTSPLKPEARTPITAGTDDVPVSEDVDQLDKDIWQYSFMKNEIETLGMLGEGAGGSVAKCKLKHGKNIFALKTINTLNTDPEFQKQIFRELQFNRSFKSDYIVRYYGMFTDESNSSIFIAMEYMGGKSLDAIYKNLLKRNGKISEKVLGKIAEDVLRGLSYLHEKKVIHRDIKPQNILLNDRGEVKLCDFGVSGEAVNSLATTFTGTSFYMAPERIKGEPYSVTCDVWSLGLTILEVAEGHFPFGSEKINNTIAPIELLVYILTFTPELKDEPEIGISWTSSFKSFIEYCLKKDPRERPSPRQMIQHPWIQGQMKKKVNMAKFIKRCWDNEPQ